One window from the genome of Cricetulus griseus strain 17A/GY chromosome 2, alternate assembly CriGri-PICRH-1.0, whole genome shotgun sequence encodes:
- the Cdc42ep1 gene encoding cdc42 effector protein 1, giving the protein MPGPQGGTGAPTMSLGKLSPVGWVSSSHGKRRLTADMISPPLGDFRHTMHVGRGGDVFGDTSFLSNHGGRSGSTHRSPRNFLARKLQQVRRVGVPPRRTASPPAPSPAPPAISPIIKNAISLPQLNQATYDSLVMSKLNFDSSPTSSTDGRYGYGLDSGFCTISRLPRVEKHSNRDRGCDRDQDRDHVQDQEQNSFPCEPELRRSDSLLSFRFDLDLGPSLLSELMGAMNLSEAPAAETPIPAANPPTSAATPPAPTAKPPACAITTLDPETSLPAPAARPPSHGHFPNGVTAVLDTVAETKPSPVGENPQVPPNMPFGRCGASWGASRASRHYTEMDARRELAGVLPQVHGSWESLNEEWSAPPTSGRAPVPSTVQVNAFEFADAEEDDEVKV; this is encoded by the exons ATGCCCGGCCCCCAGGGGGGCACAGGAGCCCCCACCATGAGCCTGGGCAAGCTGTCTCCTGTCGGATGGGTGTCCAGTTCCCATGGGAAGAGGCGGCTGACAGCAGACATGATCAGCCCTCCACTTGGAGACTTCCGCCACACCATGCATGTGGGCCGTGGTGGGGATGTCTTCGGTGATACTTCCTTCCTCAGCAACCATGGGGGCCGCTCTGGAAGCACCCACCGCTCACCCCGAAATTTCCTGGCCAGGAAGCTCCAGCAGGTGCGCAGGGTGGGGGTGCCACCTCGAAGGACGGCTTCCCCGCCTGCACCCTCACCTGCCCCACCTGCCATCTCGCCCATCATCAAGAATGCCATCTCTTTGCCCCAGCTCAACCAGGCCACCTATGACAGCCTGGTGATGAGCAAGCTCAACTTTGACAGCAGTCCTACCAGCTCCACAGATGGCCGCTATGGTTAtg GCCTGGATTCTGGGTTCTGCACCATCTCACGCTTGCCACGTGTGGAAAAGCACAGCAACCGAGACCGTGGCTGTGACCGGGACCAGGACCGGGATCATGTTCAAGACCAAGAGCAAAATTCTTTCCCCTGTGAGCCAGAGCTTCGACGCTCTGACTCTCTCTTGTCTTTCCGTTTTGACCTTGACTTAGGCCCCTCCCTCCTCAgcgagcttatgggggccatgaATCTTTCAGAAGCCCCAGCAGCTGAGACCCCAATCCCTGCTGCCAACCCTCCCACTTCAGCAGCAACTCCCCCTGCCCCTACTGCAAAACCCCCAGCCTGTGCCATAACCACCCTAGACCCCGAGACAAGCCTCCCAGCTCCTGCAGCAAGACCCCCATCCCATGGACATTTCCCCAATGGGGTAACTGCTGTGTTGGACACTGTGGCTGAGACAAAGCCTAGTCCTGTTGGAGAGAATCCCCAGGTACCTCCCAACATGCCCTTTGGCAGGTGTGGAGCCAGCTGGGGGGCCAGCCGGGCCAGCCGCCACTACACTGAGATGGATGCTCGGCGGGAGCTGGCAGGGGTGCTACCACAAGTCCATGGCTCCTGGGAGAGCCTGAATGAAGAATGGAGTGCACCGCCTACCAGTGGCAGGGCCCCAGTGCCCAGCACGGTGCAGGTCAATGCCTTTGAATTTGCTGATGCTGAGGAAGATGATGAAGTCAAGGTGTGA
- the Lgals2 gene encoding galectin-2 has translation MSEKFEITNLDMKSGMTLKIKGKIHKDVNSFTINLGQGQDKLNLHFNPRFNESTIVCNTRDGSSWGQEQRESHMCFSPGSEVKFTVAFHNDEFKVTLPDGHTVTFPNRLGHNHLRYLGMDGLHISSFKLE, from the exons ATGTCG GAGAAATTTGAGATCACAAACTTGGACATGAAATCAGGGATGACCCTGAAGATTAAAGGCAAGATCCACAAGGATGTTAACAG CTTCACCATTAACCTGGGCCAGGGGCAAGACAAGCTGAACCTACATTTTAACCCCCGCTTCAATGAATCCACCATTGTCTGCAACACTCGAGATGGCAGCAGCTGGGGACAAGAGCAACGAGAGAGCCACATGTGCTTCAGTCCAGGATCAGAGGTCAAG TTCACCGTGGCCTTCCATAACGACGAGTTCAAGGTGACACTACCTGACGGGCACACGGTGACCTTCCCCAACAGGCTGGGCCACAACCACCTGCGCTACCTAGGCATGGATGGGCTCCACATCTCCTCCTTCAAGCTCGAGTGA